Proteins encoded by one window of Verrucomicrobiota bacterium:
- the xerC gene encoding site-specific tyrosine recombinase XerC, with product MFYKDLLEETLKDIRSQKDPLSIGYLLGRYLEHLKVRNYTDQTVYSKAKTLRQFRCYCEELGITQARQVTRETILNYQSHLYHYKKADGKGLSVGTQKSWLSMVRSFFGWLTREEHIPHNPTANIEMPRKESRLPKMILNHDEVEAVMNVPDVAKPMGIRNRAILEFLYSTGVRRTELCSLNLGDVDSVRSLVRVEQGKGHKDRYVPIGSRALQWLDKYLIEVRPILLAEGTDDCEQALFLNAQGTRIKPSRITHQVSQWIDKADIGKSGSCHLFRHSFATGLLENGCDIRHIQEMLGHEHLETTQVYTHVSLRELQQAHEKCHPAKISL from the coding sequence ATGTTTTATAAAGATCTATTAGAAGAAACCCTCAAAGATATCCGTAGCCAGAAAGATCCTCTTTCTATAGGCTACTTGCTAGGCCGCTACCTAGAACACCTCAAGGTCAGAAACTACACCGACCAGACGGTTTATTCTAAGGCTAAGACATTAAGACAGTTTCGCTGTTACTGTGAAGAACTAGGCATTACTCAAGCTAGACAGGTGACCAGAGAAACGATTCTCAACTACCAAAGTCATCTTTATCACTACAAGAAGGCCGATGGCAAAGGCTTATCAGTCGGAACCCAAAAAAGCTGGCTCAGTATGGTCAGAAGCTTCTTTGGCTGGCTCACTAGGGAAGAGCATATTCCGCACAATCCCACGGCGAATATAGAGATGCCTAGAAAGGAAAGTAGACTTCCAAAAATGATCTTAAATCACGATGAAGTGGAAGCCGTGATGAATGTGCCCGATGTAGCCAAGCCAATGGGCATCCGCAATCGAGCAATTCTAGAGTTCCTCTATTCGACTGGGGTGAGAAGGACCGAATTGTGTTCTCTGAATCTAGGCGATGTTGATTCCGTTCGTTCCCTAGTCAGAGTTGAACAGGGTAAAGGCCATAAGGATCGATACGTGCCGATTGGAAGCAGGGCATTGCAGTGGTTAGACAAATACCTCATTGAGGTTAGGCCAATCTTACTAGCTGAAGGTACGGACGACTGTGAACAAGCCTTGTTTCTCAATGCTCAGGGGACACGAATCAAGCCCAGTCGAATCACCCATCAAGTGAGTCAATGGATTGACAAAGCAGATATCGGTAAATCTGGTAGCTGTCATTTATTTAGACATAGTTTTGCCACAGGTCTTCTTGAAAACGGATGCGATATTCGTCATATTCAAGAAATGCTAGGTCATGAGCATCTTGAGACCACACAAGTTTATACTCATGTGAGTTTGAGAGAATTACAACAAGCTCATGAAAAATGTCATCCAGCAAAAATATCTT